In Apodemus sylvaticus chromosome 8, mApoSyl1.1, whole genome shotgun sequence, one genomic interval encodes:
- the Rpl15 gene encoding 60S ribosomal protein L15 encodes MGAYKYIQELWRKKQSDVMRFLLRVRCWQYRQLSALHRAPRPTRPDKARRLGYKAKQGYVIYRIRVRRGGRKRPVPKGATYGKPVHHGVNQLKFARSLQSVAEERAGRHCGALRVLNSYWVGEDSTYKFFEVILIDPFHKAIRRNPDTQWITKPVHKHREMRGLTSAGRKSRGLGKGHKFHHTIGGSRRAAWRRRNTLQLHRYR; translated from the exons ATGGGTGCATACAAGTACATCCAGGAGCTATGGAGGAAGAAGCAGTCCGACGTGATGCGCTTTCTTCTGAGGGTCCGCTGCTGGCAATACCGCCAGCTCTCCGCGCTGCACAGGGCTCCCCGCCCCACCCGGCCCGATAAAGCACGAAGACTGGGGTACAAGGCTAAGCAAG gCTATGTCATTTACAGAATTCGTGTACGCCGTGGTGGTCGCAAACGCCCTGTTCCTAAGGGTGCAACTTACGGCAAGCCTGTCCACCATGGTGTCAACCAGCTGAAATTTGCCCGAAGCCTTCAGTCTGTTGCTGAG GAGAGAGCTGGACGCCATTGTGGGGCTTTGAGAGTCCTAAATTCCTactgggttggtgaagattccaCATATAAATTTTTTGAGGTTATCCTCATTGATCCATTCCATAAAGCTATCAGAAGAAATCCTGACACCCAGTGGATCACCAAACCAGTCCACAAGCACAGAGAGATGCGTGGGCTGACATCTGCTGGCCGAAAGAGCCGTGGCCTCGGAAAAGGCCACAAGTTCCACCACACTATTGGTGGTTCTCGCCGTGCAGCCTGGAGAAGGCGCAATACTCTCCAGCTCCACCGTTACCGCTGA